One window from the genome of Aquabacterium sp. A3 encodes:
- a CDS encoding EI24 domain-containing protein yields MSVAEAASRWGDVWGAAWRAVLYGLLWRVQWISAAPLLFSAVLLGGLAWWGWTPANEAVRQALDQWGWSQAALDWLDAMGWSSLRAALVPLLISLISIPVIIVVCLLAVGALAAPAMAKLVQQRRFVALVPQGQVPWWKSLGESFRLTAVAVLAFVLTLPLWLLPPVAGLVVPLVWGWLAYRVMTLDVLADWASEQELAALLKQHRGPLMFMGVASGYMGSMPAMLWAAGGVLSFALAPVLVLVSVWLYTLVFCLTGLWFAHYLMQALHQLRSRQVPVEGRAWLG; encoded by the coding sequence ATGAGCGTGGCCGAGGCCGCCTCGCGGTGGGGCGACGTGTGGGGGGCGGCCTGGCGTGCGGTGCTCTACGGTTTGTTGTGGCGTGTCCAGTGGATCAGCGCCGCTCCGTTGCTGTTCAGTGCTGTGCTGCTGGGGGGGCTGGCGTGGTGGGGATGGACGCCGGCCAATGAGGCGGTTCGCCAGGCCCTGGACCAGTGGGGGTGGAGTCAGGCGGCGCTGGACTGGCTGGACGCCATGGGCTGGTCGTCTTTGAGGGCTGCGCTGGTGCCCTTGCTGATATCGCTCATCTCCATCCCGGTGATCATCGTGGTGTGTTTGCTGGCGGTGGGGGCGCTGGCCGCGCCAGCGATGGCCAAACTGGTACAGCAACGGCGCTTTGTGGCGCTCGTGCCTCAAGGCCAGGTGCCTTGGTGGAAATCGCTGGGTGAATCGTTCCGGCTCACGGCGGTGGCCGTGTTGGCCTTCGTGCTGACCCTGCCCTTGTGGTTGTTGCCGCCAGTGGCCGGCCTGGTGGTGCCTTTGGTCTGGGGTTGGCTGGCCTATCGTGTGATGACCCTGGATGTGCTGGCGGACTGGGCCAGTGAGCAGGAGTTGGCTGCCTTGCTGAAGCAGCACCGCGGGCCGCTGATGTTCATGGGGGTGGCCTCAGGTTACATGGGGTCGATGCCTGCGATGTTGTGGGCGGCCGGCGGTGTGCTGTCATTCGCGCTGGCCCCCGTGCTGGTGCTGGTGTCGGTGTGGCTTTACACGCTGGTGTTCTGTCTCACCGGATTGTGGTTTGCGCATTACCTGATGCAGGCGTTGCATCAACTGAGAAGTCGGCAGGTGCCGGTGGAGGGCAGGGCATGGTTGGGCTGA
- a CDS encoding competence/damage-inducible protein A, translating to MVGLIIIGDEILSGRRQDKHLTKAIDVLSQRGMAVSWAHYVGDDPPRITQRLREARQSGEVVFSFGGIGATPDDHTRACAARAWDTSLVSHPQARALILARCEEMAQQEGVVMDVDSEDVQRRLQMGCFPAGAEIIHNPYNRIPGFSMERRVHFVPGFPVMAWPMMEAVLDQWHQDLHGSAVQREHAVVVRRGIESRLTPLMLDIEARHPGIKVFSLPSVDHPEHGRHVELGVKGRPELVAAAFEDLRAGLSHLGADIGPEMVRN from the coding sequence ATGGTTGGGCTGATCATCATCGGCGACGAAATCCTCAGCGGGCGTCGCCAGGACAAGCACCTGACCAAGGCCATCGACGTGCTGTCCCAGCGCGGCATGGCCGTGTCGTGGGCCCACTACGTGGGTGACGATCCGCCGCGCATCACGCAGCGCTTGCGCGAAGCGCGTCAATCCGGCGAGGTGGTCTTTTCGTTCGGCGGCATTGGTGCCACCCCGGATGACCACACCCGCGCCTGCGCTGCCCGTGCGTGGGATACCTCACTGGTGTCGCACCCGCAGGCCCGAGCGTTGATCCTGGCCCGCTGCGAAGAGATGGCGCAACAAGAAGGCGTGGTCATGGACGTTGACAGCGAAGACGTTCAGCGTCGCCTGCAGATGGGTTGCTTCCCCGCCGGGGCAGAGATCATTCACAACCCCTACAACCGCATCCCCGGGTTCTCCATGGAGCGGCGGGTGCATTTTGTCCCTGGCTTTCCGGTCATGGCCTGGCCCATGATGGAGGCGGTGCTGGATCAGTGGCATCAAGACCTGCATGGCAGCGCCGTTCAGCGAGAGCATGCCGTGGTGGTTCGCCGCGGCATCGAGTCACGGCTGACGCCGCTGATGTTGGACATCGAGGCGCGCCATCCAGGCATCAAGGTGTTCAGCCTGCCCAGTGTGGACCATCCCGAGCATGGGCGGCACGTTGAGCTCGGGGTCAAAGGACGGCCAGAGCTGGTGGCGGCGGCGTTTGAGGATCTGCGCGCCGGCCTTTCCCATCTTGGTGCGGACATAGGCCCCGAAATGGTGCGAAACTGA